The Persephonella sp. IF05-L8 genome contains a region encoding:
- the trmD gene encoding tRNA (guanosine(37)-N1)-methyltransferase TrmD has protein sequence MKRFSVLTIFPEFFEGFKNTGIVSRAIKNNIVQLDAINLRDYATDKHKTVDDVVYGGGPGMLLKPEPIFRAYEEISKKSKPYVLITEPWGRKFDQKFAQELSEKDHIMIICGRYEGVDERVKSIVDEEVSIGDFVLSGGEPAALVIMDAVIRLIPGVVGDEDSLRVDSFSDGLLGYPNYTRPAVYKGMEVPEVLRSGNHQLIAKWRRWKQLENTYKKRPELLEKANLSEEDKKMLDMIKKNIEFEKFINK, from the coding sequence ATGAAAAGATTTTCTGTTCTTACCATATTTCCTGAGTTTTTTGAAGGTTTTAAAAATACGGGTATTGTTTCAAGGGCAATTAAAAACAACATTGTGCAGCTGGACGCCATAAATCTCAGGGATTATGCTACCGATAAACATAAAACCGTTGATGATGTGGTCTATGGTGGTGGTCCTGGAATGCTTCTTAAACCTGAACCTATTTTCAGAGCTTATGAAGAAATATCCAAAAAAAGTAAGCCTTATGTTCTGATAACAGAGCCTTGGGGAAGAAAATTTGACCAGAAATTTGCACAGGAATTATCTGAAAAAGACCACATAATGATTATTTGCGGCAGATATGAAGGGGTTGATGAAAGGGTTAAATCTATAGTAGATGAAGAGGTTTCTATAGGAGATTTTGTCTTATCAGGTGGTGAACCTGCTGCACTGGTAATAATGGACGCAGTTATTAGGCTTATCCCCGGTGTTGTGGGAGATGAAGATAGTCTTAGAGTTGACTCATTTTCAGATGGACTTCTGGGATATCCTAATTACACAAGGCCAGCAGTTTATAAAGGAATGGAAGTTCCTGAAGTTTTAAGGTCAGGTAATCATCAGCTTATAGCAAAATGGAGGAGATGGAAACAGCTTGAAAATACCTATAAAAAAAGGCCAGAGTTATTAGAAAAGGCAAATCTTTCTGAAGAAGACAAAAAAATGCTTGATATGATAAAGAAAAATATTGAGTTTGAAAAGTTTATTAATAAATAA
- a CDS encoding Hsp20/alpha crystallin family protein, which translates to MPAYIKKPPVDIIDRVDRYIILMDLPGVKAEDIEINGYDTYIEISGVKKPDYSGNYLLMERFSGRFKRKINFKGSVDISQAKAELNNGVLKIEIPKTMEKIVITKTTIIIRR; encoded by the coding sequence ATGCCTGCTTATATAAAAAAACCACCAGTTGATATAATTGATAGGGTTGATAGATACATAATTTTGATGGATTTACCTGGGGTAAAGGCTGAAGACATTGAAATTAACGGATATGATACATATATAGAAATATCAGGTGTGAAAAAACCAGATTATTCAGGCAATTATCTACTTATGGAAAGATTTTCCGGTAGATTTAAAAGAAAAATAAATTTTAAGGGTTCTGTGGATATATCGCAGGCAAAAGCAGAACTAAATAATGGAGTTTTAAAAATAGAAATTCCAAAAACTATGGAAAAAATTGTTATTACAAAAACTACTATTATTATCAGGAGGTAA
- the lon gene encoding endopeptidase La: MLNPFEDEQVEIPIPEELPLLPVRDLVIFPYMVFPIFVGRPFSIKAIEEAIENHDRYIFLALQKDKDIEEPGADDVYPVGTVATILRMMRLDDDRIKILVQGTARARIKEFRKEDGMYKVKIEVLEEPEVPEENIEVEALKHSIKDLIDKAIGLGKQIIPDLLDIIKSVDEPGKLADLVASILDLKSEEAQQILEITDPLERLRKVHDLLLKEVGLLEIQHKIRTAARESMEKDQREYFLRQQIKAIQEELGEKDERQEEIEQYQKKIEESGMPEEVRKEAEKQLKRLEKMHPDSAEAGVIRTYLDWLVELPWNKRTKDRLDLKRAKKVLDEDHYDLDKVKERILEYLAVQKLKKDKAVKGPILCFVGPPGVGKTSLGKSIARALGRKFVRQSLGGVRDEAEIRGHRRTYVGAMPGRIIQGIKQAGTKNPVFMLDEVDKLASDFRGDPASALLEVLDPQQNKEFVDHYLGVPFDLSEVMFICTANRIDTIPRPLLDRMEIIRIPGYSEEEKLYIAKNYLIPRQMKETGLKPKYVEFTDAGLKFLIRHYTREAGVRSLERQINAVLRKIAKEIALTGKKKKYRITKSLVKKFLGAPLYMPEKELQDEVGVVTGLAWTEVGGEILKIEATKMPGKGQLILTGSLGDVMKESAMTALSYVKSKAEEYKINPELFQKYDVHVHVPAGAIPKDGPSAGISIATAICSLFTELPVRADVAMTGEITLRGKVLPVGGLKEKILAAKRAGIKDVILPKDNKDEVMEDLPPFARKDINLIFVEHVDEVFKIAIKDFEKRIKQKRKSRKK, from the coding sequence ATGCTAAATCCATTTGAGGATGAACAGGTAGAAATCCCTATACCAGAAGAACTGCCATTACTACCTGTTAGAGACCTTGTTATATTTCCATATATGGTCTTTCCAATATTTGTTGGAAGACCTTTTTCAATCAAGGCTATAGAGGAAGCAATAGAAAATCATGATAGATATATATTCCTTGCACTCCAGAAAGATAAAGATATAGAAGAACCTGGAGCTGATGATGTTTATCCTGTTGGAACAGTAGCAACAATCCTCAGAATGATGAGACTTGATGATGACAGAATAAAAATTCTCGTTCAGGGAACTGCAAGGGCAAGGATAAAGGAATTTAGAAAAGAAGATGGAATGTATAAAGTAAAAATAGAAGTTCTTGAAGAGCCTGAAGTTCCTGAAGAAAATATTGAGGTAGAAGCCTTAAAACACTCTATAAAAGACCTTATAGATAAAGCAATAGGGCTTGGGAAACAAATCATTCCTGACCTTCTTGACATTATCAAATCTGTTGATGAACCTGGAAAACTTGCAGACCTTGTTGCATCAATACTTGACCTGAAATCTGAAGAAGCACAACAAATCCTTGAGATTACCGACCCACTGGAAAGACTTAGGAAAGTTCATGATTTACTCCTGAAAGAAGTGGGTCTTCTTGAAATACAGCACAAAATAAGAACTGCAGCCAGAGAGTCTATGGAAAAAGACCAGAGGGAATACTTCCTTAGACAACAGATAAAGGCTATTCAAGAAGAACTTGGGGAAAAGGATGAAAGACAGGAAGAGATAGAGCAGTATCAGAAAAAGATAGAAGAATCAGGAATGCCTGAAGAGGTTAGAAAAGAGGCTGAAAAGCAACTTAAAAGACTGGAAAAAATGCATCCTGATTCTGCAGAAGCAGGAGTAATCAGAACATACCTTGACTGGCTGGTTGAACTTCCATGGAATAAAAGAACAAAAGACAGATTAGACCTTAAAAGAGCCAAAAAAGTTCTTGATGAAGACCATTATGACCTTGATAAAGTAAAAGAAAGAATTCTTGAATATCTTGCCGTCCAGAAGCTAAAAAAAGACAAGGCTGTAAAAGGCCCTATCCTCTGCTTTGTAGGTCCTCCTGGTGTTGGTAAAACTTCTCTGGGTAAATCCATAGCCAGAGCGCTGGGAAGAAAGTTCGTAAGACAGTCCCTTGGTGGTGTTAGAGACGAAGCAGAGATTAGGGGACACAGGAGAACTTATGTAGGTGCAATGCCTGGAAGAATAATACAGGGAATAAAACAGGCAGGAACAAAAAATCCTGTTTTTATGCTTGATGAGGTTGACAAACTTGCTTCAGATTTCAGGGGAGACCCTGCATCTGCACTCCTTGAGGTTTTAGACCCTCAGCAAAACAAAGAGTTTGTTGACCATTATCTTGGTGTTCCTTTTGATTTATCAGAAGTGATGTTTATATGCACAGCAAACAGAATTGACACCATCCCAAGACCTCTTTTAGACAGAATGGAAATTATCAGAATTCCCGGATATTCAGAAGAGGAAAAACTTTATATAGCTAAAAATTATCTTATACCACGCCAGATGAAAGAAACCGGTCTAAAGCCAAAATATGTTGAGTTTACAGATGCAGGATTAAAGTTTCTAATCCGACACTATACAAGAGAAGCTGGAGTAAGAAGTCTTGAAAGACAGATAAATGCTGTTTTAAGAAAAATAGCTAAGGAAATAGCCCTCACAGGCAAAAAGAAAAAATATAGAATTACAAAATCTCTGGTTAAAAAATTCCTTGGTGCACCTCTTTATATGCCTGAAAAAGAGCTTCAGGATGAAGTGGGAGTTGTAACAGGACTTGCATGGACTGAGGTAGGCGGAGAGATACTGAAAATAGAAGCTACAAAAATGCCAGGAAAAGGCCAGCTTATCCTGACAGGTTCCCTTGGTGATGTTATGAAGGAATCTGCCATGACAGCCCTTTCTTATGTAAAATCAAAAGCAGAAGAATATAAAATTAACCCTGAGCTATTCCAGAAATATGATGTCCACGTCCACGTTCCTGCAGGAGCAATTCCAAAAGATGGACCTTCAGCAGGTATTTCCATTGCGACAGCAATATGTTCATTATTTACAGAGCTACCAGTCAGAGCAGATGTTGCAATGACAGGAGAGATAACCCTCAGGGGAAAAGTTCTGCCTGTAGGTGGACTGAAGGAGAAAATACTCGCAGCAAAAAGAGCCGGTATAAAAGATGTTATTCTGCCTAAAGACAACAAAGATGAAGTTATGGAAGACCTTCCACCATTTGCCAGAAAGGATATAAATCTGATATTTGTTGAGCATGTTGATGAGGTGTTCAAAATTGCAATAAAAGATTTTGAAAAAAGAATAAAACAAAAAAGAAAATCCAGAAAAAAATAG
- a CDS encoding N-acetyltransferase: MIRKATVKDAEGIFNILQVYAIKGILLPRSLNSIYENIRDFFVYEQDGKIVGIGSLHVFWEDLAEIKSLAVLEEYQHHGIGKKIVEECIKDAKALGIKRVFALTYVPEFFQKLGFKIVDKSEFPQKVWTECIHCVKFNECKEVPVLLELE, encoded by the coding sequence TTGATAAGAAAAGCTACAGTAAAGGACGCCGAGGGTATTTTTAATATACTGCAAGTGTATGCAATAAAAGGTATTCTTCTACCCAGAAGTTTAAACAGTATCTATGAAAATATAAGAGATTTTTTTGTGTATGAACAGGATGGAAAAATTGTAGGTATCGGTTCTTTGCATGTATTCTGGGAAGACCTTGCAGAAATAAAATCCCTTGCTGTTTTAGAGGAATACCAGCATCACGGGATAGGGAAAAAAATAGTTGAAGAATGTATAAAAGATGCAAAAGCCCTTGGAATAAAAAGGGTTTTTGCTCTTACCTATGTTCCTGAATTTTTTCAAAAACTGGGATTTAAAATTGTTGATAAATCAGAATTCCCCCAGAAGGTCTGGACTGAATGTATCCACTGTGTAAAATTCAACGAATGCAAAGAAGTTCCTGTATTACTGGAGTTAGAATGA
- a CDS encoding histidine phosphatase family protein has translation MKRIILVRHGESEYNAKRIVQGHIDTDLTPAGIVQARLAAEYLKENFQIDKIYSSDLRRAYRTAVIISDILELPVIKDQRIREMNFGQWEGRTYEHIFQTDYETFQKWLQNPVACPLPSQEEISQFENRLKSFYQDILEEEVENILVVGHGGSIQGLLCIACGMGMENLWALKHSNTGISVIEVANTAVSIKMINSTSHLDSYKQKENPIM, from the coding sequence ATGAAAAGGATAATTCTGGTTAGGCACGGAGAAAGTGAATATAACGCAAAAAGGATTGTGCAGGGGCACATAGATACAGACCTGACACCTGCAGGTATTGTTCAGGCAAGACTGGCAGCCGAATATCTAAAGGAAAATTTTCAGATAGATAAAATATACAGCTCTGATTTAAGAAGAGCATATAGGACAGCAGTTATTATCTCTGATATTCTTGAACTTCCTGTGATAAAAGACCAGCGAATTAGAGAAATGAATTTTGGACAGTGGGAGGGAAGAACTTATGAACATATTTTTCAGACAGATTATGAAACATTCCAGAAATGGCTCCAAAATCCTGTAGCATGCCCCTTGCCTTCACAGGAAGAGATATCTCAGTTTGAAAACAGGCTTAAATCTTTTTATCAAGATATTTTAGAAGAAGAAGTGGAAAATATACTGGTTGTAGGACATGGAGGTTCTATTCAGGGACTTTTATGTATAGCCTGTGGTATGGGAATGGAAAATTTATGGGCTTTAAAGCATTCTAACACCGGAATTTCTGTAATAGAGGTAGCAAATACTGCTGTTTCAATAAAAATGATAAATTCCACTTCCCATCTGGATAGCTATAAGCAAAAAGAAAATCCTATTATGTAG
- a CDS encoding carboxymuconolactone decarboxylase family protein produces MAEEKTKIDMEVYYKRFLALFEEIKKDYPTFVDGFMKFFAATEGPGALDKKTKELISVALSVKSQCPYCIAFHVKNAIAEGATRNEIIEAAMVAALMGGGPCVAYMKYVFDACDEFGAK; encoded by the coding sequence ATGGCTGAAGAAAAAACCAAAATAGATATGGAAGTATATTACAAAAGATTTCTGGCACTTTTTGAAGAGATTAAAAAGGATTATCCAACATTTGTTGATGGATTTATGAAATTTTTTGCTGCAACAGAGGGTCCCGGAGCACTTGATAAAAAAACAAAAGAGCTTATATCTGTGGCTCTTTCTGTAAAATCCCAGTGCCCTTACTGTATTGCATTCCATGTAAAAAATGCCATTGCAGAGGGAGCAACAAGGAATGAGATAATTGAAGCAGCAATGGTGGCTGCGTTGATGGGAGGTGGTCCATGCGTCGCTTACATGAAGTATGTATTTGATGCATGTGATGAGTTTGGGGCTAAATAA
- the ispD gene encoding 2-C-methyl-D-erythritol 4-phosphate cytidylyltransferase: MKIVTVLLAAGSGKRFGEKKQFIKLKGEPLFQYSLNTVNKIDEISDVVLVLPPEDIDRIKVFSFKNVIKVEGGKERQDSVFNALQKIEKADIVIIHDTARPFATEKMFLDGIENVKKGWDGSITAIKARDTIKEVEDKQVRKTLNREKLYIIQTPQTFVYSKLLDAHNKVREKNIYGTDDAYLMEIAGYRITINQGSILNFKITTKEDMILANCLVKGKSPF, from the coding sequence ATGAAAATAGTTACTGTATTACTTGCGGCAGGTTCAGGAAAAAGATTTGGTGAAAAAAAACAGTTTATAAAGCTAAAAGGAGAGCCATTATTTCAGTACTCTCTAAACACTGTAAACAAAATAGATGAGATTTCAGATGTAGTTCTGGTTCTACCTCCTGAAGATATAGACAGAATTAAAGTTTTTTCATTTAAAAATGTAATCAAAGTGGAAGGAGGAAAAGAAAGACAGGATTCTGTTTTTAATGCTCTACAAAAAATTGAAAAAGCAGACATTGTAATAATCCACGATACTGCACGACCTTTTGCCACAGAAAAAATGTTTTTGGATGGAATTGAAAATGTAAAAAAAGGCTGGGATGGGAGTATCACGGCAATAAAAGCAAGGGATACCATAAAAGAGGTTGAAGATAAACAGGTTAGAAAAACCCTTAATAGAGAAAAACTATATATTATCCAGACCCCCCAAACATTTGTCTATTCAAAGCTTCTTGATGCCCATAATAAAGTTAGAGAAAAAAATATCTATGGAACTGATGATGCTTATCTAATGGAAATAGCTGGATATAGGATTACTATAAATCAAGGGTCTATTCTAAACTTCAAAATAACCACAAAAGAAGATATGATACTGGCAAACTGCCTTGTAAAAGGAAAGTCTCCTTTTTAA